A DNA window from Comamonas sp. 26 contains the following coding sequences:
- a CDS encoding IclR family transcriptional regulator, with amino-acid sequence MKKDKSANAALPATDVDKSKVRAMHRPKAEADAADGRERRQRVQAAETCLAVLKALARLGGRASLTAIGAAVDESPAKVHRYLASLMAEGLVEQDRGGTQYALGREAIHVGLAAMRQSDPIRMAEPALLHLRESLQVTSFVAVMGNMGPTIVRFEEPSLPITVNVRVGSVMSMLWSATGRTFFAFAEPQAEVDALLAQELAAASPERRRLLHAAHPLDQLRSEIRMAGCAAIKDLNLPGISAVAAPLFDYNGHVVAVLCALGASGGFDPDPQGRIAAAVCEEARSVSISLGYRT; translated from the coding sequence ATGAAAAAAGATAAGAGTGCAAACGCGGCGTTGCCGGCGACCGATGTGGACAAGTCCAAAGTCAGAGCGATGCACAGGCCGAAGGCCGAGGCAGATGCAGCAGATGGGCGCGAGCGGCGTCAGCGTGTTCAGGCTGCCGAGACCTGTCTGGCCGTGCTCAAGGCGCTTGCCAGGCTGGGTGGGCGTGCCAGTCTCACGGCCATCGGTGCTGCCGTCGATGAGAGTCCGGCCAAGGTCCACCGCTATCTGGCCAGCCTCATGGCCGAAGGTCTGGTGGAACAGGATCGCGGTGGTACCCAGTACGCACTGGGGCGGGAGGCCATCCATGTTGGTCTGGCTGCCATGCGCCAAAGCGATCCCATTCGCATGGCTGAACCGGCGCTGCTGCATCTGCGTGAATCATTGCAGGTCACGAGCTTTGTGGCCGTCATGGGCAATATGGGGCCAACCATCGTGCGCTTTGAGGAGCCGAGTCTGCCGATCACTGTCAACGTGCGTGTGGGCTCGGTCATGTCCATGCTGTGGTCAGCCACGGGGCGCACATTTTTTGCCTTTGCGGAGCCGCAGGCCGAGGTCGATGCGCTATTGGCTCAGGAGCTTGCGGCTGCAAGTCCCGAGCGCCGTCGTCTGCTGCATGCGGCCCATCCTTTGGATCAACTGCGCAGCGAAATTCGCATGGCTGGCTGCGCGGCGATCAAGGATCTGAACCTGCCCGGAATCAGCGCCGTGGCTGCGCCATTGTTCGACTACAACGGTCATGTGGTGGCCGTGCTCTGCGCGCTGGGTGCCAGCGGAGGCTTCGATCCCGATCCGCAGGGCCGCATTGCAGCGGCCGTGTGTGAGGAGGCGCGCAGCGTCAGCATCTCGCTGGGCTACCGCACCTAG
- a CDS encoding IclR family transcriptional regulator, with product MPEATRLLNDARFSLDAADDEPTRGPRGIQSVEVGGQLLKVLARTGRRMALKDLAREAEMTAAKAHPYLVSFCKLGLMEQDRASGHYGLGPLAIQMGLISLQQADPVRMAIAELPALAQEVGYTVSVAMWSGQGPIIIRVEEGPTHVYVAMRHGTPASLRHTATGKIFAAFGDPARIAPLLQAEGHSLDEPEFAQELEAIRASHLSVVENQLLSGVSALAVPVFDGFGQLVLAIAAIGPSVTLTLDPAGLPTQKLQAQARQLSQRLGAPSTLAEA from the coding sequence ATGCCCGAAGCCACCCGACTCCTGAACGACGCCCGCTTTTCCCTCGATGCCGCCGACGACGAGCCCACGCGCGGGCCACGTGGCATACAGAGTGTGGAAGTCGGCGGCCAGCTGCTCAAGGTGCTGGCACGCACGGGACGGCGCATGGCGCTCAAGGACCTGGCGCGCGAGGCCGAGATGACGGCCGCCAAGGCCCACCCCTACCTGGTGAGCTTCTGCAAGCTGGGCCTGATGGAGCAGGACCGCGCCAGTGGCCATTACGGTCTGGGCCCGCTGGCCATACAAATGGGCTTGATAAGCCTGCAGCAGGCCGATCCCGTGCGCATGGCGATTGCCGAGCTGCCCGCACTGGCGCAGGAGGTCGGTTACACAGTCTCGGTCGCCATGTGGAGCGGCCAGGGTCCGATCATCATCCGTGTAGAGGAGGGCCCCACACATGTCTATGTGGCCATGCGCCACGGCACACCGGCCTCTTTACGTCATACGGCCACGGGCAAGATTTTTGCAGCCTTTGGCGACCCCGCACGTATCGCGCCGCTGCTGCAGGCCGAAGGCCATAGTCTGGACGAACCGGAGTTTGCGCAGGAGCTGGAAGCGATCCGCGCCAGTCACCTGAGCGTGGTCGAGAACCAGCTGCTGTCGGGAGTCAGTGCGCTGGCCGTGCCGGTGTTCGACGGTTTTGGCCAGCTGGTGCTGGCAATTGCCGCCATCGGCCCATCGGTCACGCTGACACTTGACCCCGCCGGCCTGCCGACCCAGAAGCTGCAGGCCCAGGCCCGCCAGCTCTCACAGCGCCTGGGCGCACCGAGCACGCTGGCCGAGGCCTGA
- a CDS encoding tripartite tricarboxylate transporter substrate binding protein, protein MKKRLFTASVLATSMLWLAAAPTTAVAQDKFPSKSVRWIVPYAAGGGSDFLARTIGQAWGGQAHHPIVVDNRPGGNTAIGASETARAAADGYTVLSADNGTLIFNPVLYKSLSYNPGKDLTPVTLMGRFPMILVAGPAEKAKTAKEFIAAAKASTDGVNYGSAGAGSPHHLAMELLKSEAGLKLAHAPYRGAAPALADVAGGQIPVMMVDLAAGAGFIKGGKVRPLAVANATRLPQLPDVPTFAELGLPGVQAAALVGMVAPAKTPATVVTALNKQVVAAINEPAVKQKLVDFGVEPVGNTPEQFQALIQSESTRWQKLIKDLNITLD, encoded by the coding sequence ATGAAGAAACGCCTTTTTACCGCCTCGGTTCTGGCCACCAGCATGCTTTGGCTGGCTGCAGCCCCCACAACAGCTGTCGCTCAGGACAAGTTCCCCAGCAAAAGCGTGCGCTGGATCGTGCCCTACGCAGCGGGCGGTGGTTCGGACTTTCTGGCCCGCACCATAGGCCAGGCCTGGGGCGGACAGGCGCACCACCCCATCGTGGTGGACAACCGCCCGGGTGGCAATACGGCCATCGGCGCATCGGAAACCGCACGCGCTGCAGCCGACGGCTATACGGTGCTGTCGGCCGACAACGGCACACTGATTTTCAACCCCGTGCTCTACAAGAGCCTGAGCTACAACCCCGGCAAGGACCTGACGCCGGTCACGCTGATGGGCCGCTTCCCCATGATTCTGGTGGCCGGCCCCGCCGAAAAAGCCAAGACCGCAAAGGAGTTCATTGCCGCCGCCAAGGCCAGCACAGACGGCGTGAACTACGGCTCCGCCGGTGCGGGCAGCCCTCACCACCTGGCCATGGAACTGCTGAAGTCCGAAGCCGGGCTCAAGCTCGCCCATGCACCCTATCGCGGTGCGGCTCCGGCACTGGCCGATGTGGCGGGCGGTCAGATTCCCGTGATGATGGTGGACCTGGCTGCCGGTGCGGGGTTCATCAAGGGCGGCAAAGTGCGTCCGCTGGCCGTGGCCAACGCCACACGCCTGCCCCAGTTGCCCGATGTGCCCACGTTTGCTGAACTGGGCCTGCCCGGTGTACAGGCTGCGGCCCTTGTAGGCATGGTGGCACCGGCCAAGACGCCAGCAACTGTAGTCACCGCACTCAACAAGCAGGTGGTGGCAGCCATCAACGAGCCCGCCGTCAAGCAAAAGCTCGTCGACTTTGGCGTGGAACCGGTGGGCAATACGCCCGAGCAATTCCAGGCCCTGATCCAAAGCGAAAGCACACGCTGGCAAAAGCTGATCAAGGATCTGAACATCACGTTGGACTGA
- a CDS encoding cytochrome P450/oxidoreductase gives MTVSTPSRCPIDHSQFSQPSGKSGPTGCPISHGAADFDPFADGYQQDPPEYVRWAREQEPVFYSPQLGYWVVTRFDDIKAIFRDNLTFSPSIALEKITPTGDEANAVLASYGFALNRTLVNEDEPAHMPRRRALMEPFTPEALKHHEPMVRKLAREYVDRFIDDGRADLVDQMLWEVPLTVAMHFLGVPADDMDTLREYSIAHTVNTWGRPKAEEQVAVAHAVGNFWQHAGRILDKMRAAPDAEGWMQYGIRKQKELPEVVTDSYLHSMMMAGLVAAHETTANATANAVKLLLQHPKVWQEVCTDPSLIPNAVEECLRHNGSVAAWRRLATKDVVIGGQAIPAGSKLLIVTSSANHDEQHFVDADLFDIHRDNASDHLTFGYGSHQCMGKNLARMEMQIFLEEFTRRLPHMQLAEQTFSYVPNTSFRGPEHLWVEWDASHNPERSNPGLLGEQQPVRIGESSQGGVSRSMLVESTELIAQDVLRVRLKAPDGRDLPRWTPGSHIDLQCGDTGISRQYSLCGDPQEADTYEIAVLREEQSRGGSAWVHGALQAGMKVQMRGPRNHFKLDEGAKQLILVAGGIGITPIAAMAARAQALGIPYEIHYSCSQRERMALLNTLQARHGSRLHIYVGAEGLRADYPALLAMTRPGTQIYACGPQRMLEGLSQASRHWPEDSLRVEHFSSSLGALDPSKEHGFEVELRESGITLQVRNNESLLDALRSANIDVECDCREGLCGSCEVQVIEGDIDHRDMVLTRAERAACTKMMSCCSRARTQESRIVLAL, from the coding sequence ATGACCGTTTCCACCCCCAGCCGCTGCCCCATCGACCACAGCCAGTTCAGTCAACCCAGCGGCAAGAGCGGCCCCACGGGCTGCCCCATCAGCCACGGGGCGGCCGACTTCGACCCCTTTGCCGATGGCTACCAGCAGGATCCGCCCGAATATGTACGCTGGGCACGCGAGCAGGAGCCCGTGTTCTACAGCCCGCAGCTGGGCTACTGGGTGGTCACGCGCTTTGACGACATCAAGGCCATCTTTCGCGACAACCTGACTTTCAGCCCCTCGATTGCGCTGGAAAAAATCACTCCCACGGGCGATGAAGCCAACGCCGTGCTGGCCAGTTACGGTTTTGCACTCAACCGCACCCTGGTCAACGAAGACGAGCCGGCCCATATGCCGCGCCGCCGCGCGCTGATGGAGCCATTCACGCCCGAGGCACTCAAACACCACGAGCCCATGGTGCGCAAACTGGCGCGCGAATATGTGGACCGCTTCATCGATGATGGCCGCGCCGATCTGGTCGACCAGATGCTGTGGGAAGTGCCACTCACGGTGGCCATGCATTTTCTGGGCGTTCCTGCAGACGACATGGACACGCTGCGCGAATACAGCATTGCCCACACCGTCAACACCTGGGGCCGCCCCAAAGCCGAGGAGCAGGTGGCGGTGGCCCATGCCGTAGGCAATTTCTGGCAGCACGCGGGCCGCATTCTCGACAAAATGCGTGCCGCACCCGATGCCGAAGGCTGGATGCAGTACGGCATTCGCAAACAGAAAGAACTGCCCGAGGTCGTCACCGACTCCTATCTGCACTCGATGATGATGGCCGGCCTCGTCGCCGCCCACGAGACCACAGCCAATGCCACTGCCAACGCGGTCAAGCTGCTGCTGCAGCACCCCAAGGTCTGGCAGGAAGTCTGCACCGATCCTTCGCTGATCCCCAATGCCGTCGAAGAATGCCTGCGCCACAACGGCTCGGTGGCCGCCTGGCGACGCCTGGCAACCAAGGATGTCGTAATCGGCGGCCAGGCCATTCCCGCAGGCAGCAAGCTGCTCATCGTCACCTCTTCAGCCAACCACGATGAACAGCATTTCGTCGATGCCGACCTGTTCGACATCCATCGCGACAACGCCAGCGATCACCTGACGTTCGGCTACGGTTCGCACCAGTGCATGGGCAAGAATCTGGCGCGTATGGAGATGCAGATCTTCCTCGAAGAATTCACGCGCCGCCTGCCGCATATGCAGCTGGCCGAGCAAACCTTCAGCTATGTGCCCAACACCTCGTTTCGCGGCCCCGAGCATCTGTGGGTGGAGTGGGATGCAAGCCACAATCCAGAGCGCAGCAACCCCGGCTTGCTGGGCGAGCAACAGCCCGTGCGCATCGGCGAATCCTCGCAAGGCGGCGTCAGCCGCAGCATGCTAGTGGAAAGCACCGAGCTGATCGCACAGGATGTGCTGCGCGTGCGCCTCAAGGCACCCGACGGCCGCGACCTGCCACGCTGGACGCCTGGCTCGCATATCGACCTGCAATGCGGCGACACAGGTATCTCGCGCCAGTACTCGCTGTGCGGCGATCCACAGGAAGCCGATACCTACGAGATCGCCGTGCTGCGGGAAGAGCAAAGCCGTGGCGGTTCGGCCTGGGTGCATGGCGCGCTGCAAGCCGGCATGAAGGTGCAGATGCGCGGCCCGCGCAACCACTTCAAGCTCGACGAAGGCGCGAAGCAGCTGATATTGGTGGCCGGCGGCATCGGCATCACGCCGATTGCGGCCATGGCGGCGCGCGCCCAGGCTCTGGGCATTCCCTATGAAATTCACTACAGTTGCAGCCAGCGTGAACGCATGGCGCTATTGAATACATTGCAGGCTCGGCATGGTTCAAGACTCCATATCTATGTGGGCGCAGAAGGTTTGCGAGCCGATTACCCGGCGCTGCTGGCGATGACCCGGCCCGGTACACAGATCTATGCCTGCGGACCGCAGCGCATGCTCGAAGGGCTAAGCCAGGCCAGCCGCCACTGGCCCGAAGACAGTCTGCGCGTGGAGCATTTCTCCAGCTCGCTGGGCGCGCTTGACCCAAGCAAAGAGCACGGCTTTGAAGTGGAGTTGCGCGAGTCCGGCATCACGCTGCAGGTGCGCAACAACGAGAGCTTGCTGGACGCGCTGCGCAGCGCCAATATCGACGTGGAATGCGATTGCCGCGAAGGTCTGTGCGGCTCCTGCGAAGTACAGGTCATCGAGGGCGATATCGACCACCGTGACATGGTGCTGACCCGCGCCGAACGCGCGGCTTGCACCAAGATGATGAGCTGCTGCTCACGCGCCAGAACACAGGAGTCCAGGATCGTGCTGGCACTTTGA